The Cryptomeria japonica chromosome 9, Sugi_1.0, whole genome shotgun sequence DNA segment ttcattcttatcttcaacttttgttgccagggccttttcttcattcttgatagctggttctggttcatcttccttcaaagcatagaacaaccattcctttccatttctagatctACTAGCAGATTCTTTTgtcagttcatctccagagtcatccgttactccttcctcatctgctatgttgcattgtttactcttcttgaatctatatttgtttggtttaggcttaaaagatttcttaactatttcctaaaaccttgcattcctttcagaacacctagatgcaaaatgaccaatcttattacatgcaaaacatttaaaaggtgtttttccttcatacttacttccagttggtcctttaggtactcttctagcaaataaggcttcaagttgctcaagttcttcatcttttttcctcatgtcttctaattcttttgcatatagggctttccaatcactttttctagtagatgttgatgatgatgcatgaaaagcaggttcagactttacagctccaaaagatccaaattcttcaagctcaaaagtagataatttcccaatcaaaatatctctgttaactgaggtgtttgtcattgttcttaactcattaatagtagttgccttcatcttgtaagtcggtggaagggatctcaagactttggaaactatttcatcttcacttagaaatcctccacaacattgaattcccataacaacctcattgactctttccataaacacaacaattctttcattatcttccattttcaagttttcataccttactcggtaaccatcaagtttagcaaattTGATAGTAGGGCCACCTTCATTCAGATTTTGCAATTTTTCCCACttaaccttagccaatgatttgtCAGACAATCTCAttatctgttgatcagtaagtgcacacaagagggcttctctagctctacaataattttcaatattcttaCCTAGGTCTGTAgcagcaggattgccagatgctagatcataaggtgtgtatcctttcttagtgatctcccaaatatcctgtccaagacatctaagatgagtctccattctaattttccatatcccataatttttttcgtcaagcttagggatttctcttctaaaaatatttgtcggtggattagaagtgttagttgccataggatctacctcaagcggttaagcttctgcaaaagaggaccaaagctttgataccaattgttaggataattggtgaacaactaagaggggggggtgaatcaattgttaatagattataacttttaatccacaatacaaccttaaacaaatcaagtgtcgataaagcacatacagatgccagTATGAACAGAtgccagtaaacaatacaacttaacaattaaccagataatcaatgcaaagcaaccataccacacaacaccatgatttgtacgtggaaaacctggaaagggaaaaaccacagtgggaagcctacccacagtcagatgatacttctatagaaagtatgtgttaccagacgggtctgcacttgcaggaagacacaCTAGCGAGAGCGTGCTGCTCATTACaaaatagtctcactgactacagagaggctacaaccatctcaagataaatggacaagaatccaatagagtgaactactagaaatagcatctaccatgcctgattctagtcttggttaagctcagcgtcggaggactaaatcctcttctgaatccaattcgatcaccaatgatcaatcaactcctctgcctaaatgatattacaatattcgcacattacattccttgaccatgaccttttcaataaccatgatactttacaaagagtttctacctcttatttataaaaaccctaaggcctaaaactattaggttggccacctaaagatattacaataagatcattacataattccatttacaatgatatgccatgtcagcttaagaccataacaataataacaaatctataaatcatcttgaatcatcctggtaacatgtagagtacacgttagcattaTACTGGTCCACaacctagataggtatcgaacCTATTTTGGGTTCACCAtgctaaagaaatgtcttcaagtagttgaagcactatcaaagaacatcttcagcatcctaaaatccatgaagaaactgcaccaacattaattatgcatcctgtcacaattcctcaatgaaagatctgtcggtaagggtttaccagattGTATAATAGCATCCAAttgccaagccaataccaactgaccaaaacatgctcatacaACATCTTTACTGATCCAATTATACCTGAAGTGTCCAagagatagtctcttctgtcattaacactagatcttctaccgataaccaaaacttgtgtgtcggtaaccaaccataatagctagtgttgactaCAATCGTTGAAATTGAGTTTTTTCTATTGGTGTAGTAGACTTTGTTCCTGATCACCATTTATGCATATTATACAATGGGGTTTGTAATAGTATCAACCTTCAGATAACGGTCGTTGCAGACCACTTTGGTTAGCTTTTTGACCTCTTTATTTCCATCGCCTTTGGTCTCGGGATACCTCCTGAGTCGCACGATCTGATTACCAACTTCATTACATTCGTGGTGATCTGAAAAGATTATTTGAGCCATatatatgaattcatcatgaaaaTGAATCATCACTATCCTGACCCATTTGTCATCTAGACTTAAATTGGGGAAAAGATTCCATACATTCAACCTTTTATAAACTAGAGTTTGATACTCTGGTTTGATTTTGAAATTATCTCCAATCAAATCATCTGTCCATAATTTCTATAATTTCCCATGGTCATGTTCTTCCAATTTCACATGGATATATGCCCTAAATTCCAGAATTAACAAAACTCCTTTTAGAGTTCTTGAAAGCGCACTCGCCAGAATATTTTTAAATGATTTGTTCGGGTACTTCTTAAAACTTGGATGTTCTtgagtgttaacatcaatgacagtATGGCACTCAGGGTAGGGTTTTAGGTGATGCTTATGCGGTCCCTAGTGGGTCCCTTCTAGGCTCACAAGGAACTAGATCGAGATCCCCTGGATCTGCTAGCACTAAGGACAACCAGGTTGATGTGGATTCTAAAGATGGTGGGGACCCCAAAAAGGGTTTTCAGGTGGACCCAAGGGATGGGCATTCATCGAGAGTGTCCCTTGTGGATGATCCTCATGGCATCTCTTCATTATAGGCTTCTCTAGTTGTCTAACCTATCACAGGGGTCACAGAACATGCCTTTTTAGCAAGAGTCGTGAATAATCGTTGGGTTGCTTTATTTGGGGTTAAGCCGACTGGAAGGTATTCCTTTCCCCCTATCTTTGTCACTTGTGATAAGGTTAATGGTAAGGTTTCTTTGTCTATCCTTGACCAGGTGATTGACCACAACATTGCTATCATGACACTTACCCTTGTTGGAAAGTTCTCCAAGCCTAGACCCAATATTGACTCAGTGAGGATTTTTGTGAAGATTAAAGGGCAAGTTGAGGTTTCGGCCCTCCCTCGAGGTTTTTTCTCCTTTGTGTTCTCATGCGTTGAGGATATTACTACTATTATTTGTGGTGGCCCTTGGATTATGGGGAGGTCCTCTTTAATCCTTAAGAAGTGGAGTCCAAATATGGACATGTATGATGCTTTTTTTGCAACCATTCTTGTCTGGGTCAAGTTGCCCAGACTTCCTCTGGAATATTGGCATGAAGATATTTTCAAGGGCATTGTTGGAGTGTTTGGTGAACTTCTATCCATTGATCCTATGATGGCTGATAGAAAAAGAATGGTCTATGCTAGGATTTGTGTGGGGGTGTCTAGATCTAAGGATCTTCCTTCATCAGTTGAGCTGGTATCGAAGTTGGGAACATTAGTTCAAACTATTGAGTTTGAATCGTTACCTTTTGTTTGCTTCTTGTGCAGAAAGGCAGGCCACTGGGCAAAGAAATTCCCTCAGAATACTAAGATAGATTCTAACAAAGGACATATTGTCTGGAAACCCAAACTTGTGGACACAGAAGTTCAGAATAAGAATGGTGATTCTGTGCACTAGAAAAGGCCTGATGGGAGCCACGAAACCAATAAGGAAAATATTGTTCAACCTTGCCAAAAAAATGAAGTGAAAGAACAGATTAGGAGGAAGACAATAGAGAGAGTAACCATGAAGATCAAAACCTTGAGGTTAAGGATATAGATTTGTAGATTATTTCAAAGGAGGCTCTTGTTCAGGATGAAGAGGAGATAACTAAGGAGAATGTGATTGTTATAAATGAAGAAGAATAGGTATTGGTAGAGGATTTGGAAGAGGGGGAATTTTCACCCCTGACCCACCATAGAttcaaggatatggaagaatgtaccTTTGAAAATCAACAATCTTCTTTAGTTATTGGATCATCATTCGGTAATCTTGAGTTCAGTGATCTGAAGAACACCCCCAAGGATGACTCTTCTTCATAACACTCCACCTGTAACTTCCTTGACTTGGATTAGAATGTTGTTATTTTGGACAACCTGTAGTCCTCAAAGGTTGATAGCGCTACTGGTTTGGAGGGaatcaaatttgacaaagaaatgaGCTATACTAAGGTGGTGTCGAAGAAAAAGATATCATAGCAGAAGTCTGGAGTTACTACTCACAATAGAGGGAAGGTAGACTGCAGGCCACCTTGAAGTGCAGGGAAAAAATCTAATAGGTTTCAAAGAGAGCAAGAGTGCATGCAGAACATAGTGGGTGGATCACAGAAAATGATCCATGATAGTCTATTTAATTCTTCTAGTGAGAAATGAAGATCCTTTGTTGGAATATTAGAGGTCTTAATAGTAGTCATAAACAAGACATAGTCTGTAATATTGCTAGGGATCATAGACCAGATATtttacttattcaagaaactaaaatgttgAAAGATAAGGTGGAGAAAATTAAGTTTTCTAAATTTTGTGAATCTAAAGGAAGCGGCTCTGATGGGGCTTCTGGGAGAGTTGTTACTCTTTGAGATACTTAGATTATTCATGGCACTCATATCTATCACAATGGTAACCATGTGGCTACCTTGTTTACACATTCAAGGGATGGGTTCTCATGGATCCTATCCAATGTGTATGCTCCCAATAATAAAGTTTGTAGGAGGAAATTTTGGCTAAATCTCTCTTCTTTTCGAAGCCGTTATCCCAATAATCCTTGGTTGGTaatgggggattttaatacccctctTATGGAATCTGAGAAATTTGGGGGATACCAGATATAGAATGATAGCAAACTGGACTTAGCTAACTTCATCAATGGTCAAGGTCTGGTTTATTTGGAGCTTCCTTCACTTGGTCTAATCATCATGTTGGAGCTGACctgattcaagttaggcttgatagGGCCTTGATCTCAGTTGAGTCAATCCAACATTATGTATGTTCTCTAAATTCTATGGTTAGAATTAGATCTGACCACTTTCCAATATGTTTGATGGTTGAGCCTAGAAAT contains these protein-coding regions:
- the LOC131858391 gene encoding uncharacterized protein LOC131858391, coding for MTLTLVGKFSKPRPNIDSVRIFVKIKGQVEVSALPRGFFSFVFSCVEDITTIICGGPWIMGRSSLILKKWSPNMDMYDAFFATILVWVKLPRLPLEYWHEDIFKGIVGVFGELLSIDPMMADRKRMVYARICVGVSRSKDLPSSVELVSKLGTLVQTIEFESLPFVCFLCRKAGHWAKKFPQNTKIDSNKGHIVWKPKLVDTEVQNKNGDSVH